One part of the Arachidicoccus terrestris genome encodes these proteins:
- a CDS encoding RagB/SusD family nutrient uptake outer membrane protein: protein MPGKYIYRLLMAVAVVVCLGSCKKMLDVESHRAVAEENMWQTKNDAWAGSFACYGLVRAALVNENAYWVYGDLRGGDFTITKRGDLQAVTESKLTSNYTTMDQWRDWRRFYAAIDQCNVSIENLPKVPQRDYRYSKSEMKLDLAQVRVLRAFLYFYMVRVWGNVPFLIQSGDSDFQNIAKADQKTILDFCVSETLAAYKDLPWRYNGEFPEAPGDYRGQGESHFASIAVTKGIALTLIAHIYAWQHNYEQAAVYCDQVVDNQKNTTYAFVTTDVLTKLDGVFRGRGSAHNIFQLDFNVDHAEYSTTGQLEDWTLREPHIPKKESEIYVSKDSIIDIFNESGDNREDYYFTRMDEEHPEFYKLKQINSIMTNPPLRFYTSAVVVFRYEELFLLRAEARTALGRIDDAIADLNLVRAQRGLQPLASPQSKEDLVNYILQERRRELMGEGWRWFDLVRMGKVKDFTSLTQEDIDNGAAYWPVSKSALQQNGLLEQLNYWK from the coding sequence ATGCCTGGAAAATATATTTATAGATTACTGATGGCTGTCGCTGTGGTTGTTTGCCTGGGATCCTGCAAGAAAATGCTGGACGTGGAAAGTCATCGTGCTGTCGCAGAAGAAAATATGTGGCAAACGAAAAATGATGCCTGGGCCGGAAGTTTTGCCTGTTACGGTTTAGTGAGAGCCGCGCTGGTAAATGAAAATGCCTATTGGGTTTACGGGGACCTGCGGGGCGGTGATTTTACAATCACTAAAAGAGGTGATTTGCAAGCGGTAACCGAAAGTAAACTGACTTCCAATTATACAACAATGGACCAGTGGCGGGACTGGAGGCGGTTCTATGCGGCCATCGATCAGTGTAATGTGTCTATTGAGAATCTGCCTAAAGTACCACAGCGAGATTACAGGTACTCCAAAAGTGAAATGAAACTGGATTTGGCGCAGGTGCGGGTATTAAGGGCGTTTCTCTATTTCTATATGGTGCGGGTATGGGGGAACGTCCCTTTCTTAATCCAGTCAGGGGATAGCGACTTTCAGAATATTGCCAAAGCAGATCAGAAGACCATCTTGGACTTTTGCGTTAGTGAAACGTTGGCAGCTTATAAGGATTTACCCTGGCGTTATAACGGAGAATTCCCGGAGGCACCTGGTGATTACAGAGGACAGGGAGAATCGCATTTTGCAAGTATTGCTGTAACTAAAGGAATTGCCCTGACTTTAATAGCGCATATTTACGCCTGGCAGCATAACTATGAACAGGCAGCTGTTTATTGTGATCAGGTTGTCGATAATCAGAAGAATACTACGTATGCATTTGTAACAACAGATGTGCTTACCAAGTTAGACGGTGTTTTCAGGGGCCGTGGAAGCGCGCATAATATTTTTCAGCTGGATTTTAATGTGGACCATGCCGAATACTCAACCACCGGCCAGTTGGAGGACTGGACTTTAAGGGAGCCGCATATACCAAAGAAAGAGTCAGAGATCTATGTCTCCAAGGATTCCATCATAGATATTTTCAATGAATCTGGTGATAACAGAGAGGACTATTATTTTACCAGAATGGATGAGGAGCATCCTGAATTTTATAAACTCAAACAAATCAATTCGATAATGACGAATCCGCCGCTCAGGTTCTATACATCGGCAGTCGTAGTTTTCCGGTATGAAGAACTGTTTTTATTGAGAGCGGAAGCGCGTACAGCACTTGGTAGAATCGACGATGCCATTGCTGACTTAAACCTCGTCCGTGCACAAAGGGGCCTACAGCCATTGGCAAGCCCTCAGTCTAAAGAAGATCTTGTTAATTATATCCTTCAGGAAAGAAGAAGGGAGCTTATGGGGGAAGGATGGCGCTGGTTTGATTTGGTCAGAATGGGTAAAGTGAAGGATTTTACCAGTCTGACCCAGGAAGATATTGACAACGGCGCGGCGTATTGGCCGGTATCTAAGTCAGCCCTTCAACAAAATGGTTTATTGGAACAGTTAAATTATTGGAAATAA